DNA sequence from the Neospora caninum Liverpool complete genome, chromosome VIIa genome:
GAACAGCTCCACGTAAGGCCGCTCCGTGACCCACACTGTTAAGAAACGTACCAATGTCATCCGTGCAGATGCAGACGGCGCTGGAGAGCACCTTTTTGCCGCAGTAATACGAAAACGGATGGTCTTTCAAATCCCTAAGAAACCAGCAAATCGAGGAGTGCAGAATCGGTTATTGCGAATGAATGGTGCTTGACTTCAAGGCGCGGTCGAAGAACCGGGCGCAGAGCCAGCTTCCAAGGAGACTACTGTGGTCGGCAGCCTGAAAAGCTGTCAGAGTCAGCTTACCTCAGGTTAAGTGTGCACATATTTGAAGTCGGGCAAACCTCAACGCAGATTTTCTCCTTGAGAAGATGCGCCCTTTGATCATCAGCCTGAGAAGCCCACGTCGGTTCAAAAAAGACACCAGGTTGCCCCGCAGGCCCTCCCACTGCCTGTACAGCTGAGGCGCTAGTGCTCTGCTGGGGGCCCTAGGCGACCGACGCAGTCAGAGCGTCTTGGGACATCAGCTGGGGAGGCGGGAaggccgtgcatgcgcgccagAGACTTATTGTAGTCGCGTGAGCACCGGGATCAGGCAGGACGAAGGCCCAGCAAACACTACGATACTTACTAGGTAGCACCCATGACCGATGCGGTGGGGTGCCAGCTTCAACACagctttcgtctcctcctcaGCACCTTCCTGCGGGTATCCACATATAACAGAGGATGTTCCAAACCGTCACGGGAACTGTTCCGCCCCCCTCCCTCTGGATGAGAGCGAGTTCGGCTTTGCTGGCGCACGGCCACACACCAAAGCAGACCAGCACGGTTGCTATTCACGATCTTTCAGAACTCCCCTCTACCTGTTTGAAATGCAGAGAAGTTGACGCACCACTTCCGAAGTGTGCACGGTGAGCTTGAGTTTACCGAAGTGCGCACCCCCTGGATTCATCACCTCCTTCTCGAAGATTGCCAAGGCAGGCAAGATATTTCCTTTTCGAGGGTCGCCGGCAATGTCCACCCCGACCTGAGAAGCAGGCAGATTTGGCGAGACATAGACAGGAAGGAAGACCTCCAGGAGTTCCCCCCGGTGACGTCAATGCAGCGATCAAGCTGGGCCAATCCTCTATACTGGAtgcggcgccgcgcgcgatCCCTTTCACGTTCCTCCATGTACACAGTGTGAGGTTGTCGTCTTCGAACGCCGACAGCCAGCACCTGGCTCCACAGAGAGGCTCTTTCCAGCTATATGGGCAGCATCAGCTGacgcctgcctttccttttccaccGGCTGTATACCTtgtgcctttccctttccaccGGCTGTACACCTtgtgccttttcctttccaccGGCTGTATACCTTgtgcctttccttttccaccGGCTGTATATCTtgtgcctttccctttccaccGGCTGTATACCTtgtgcctttccctttccaccGGCTGTATACCTtgtgcctttccctttccaccGGCTGTATACCTTgtgcctttccttttccaccGGCTGTATATCTtgtgcctttccctttccaccGGCTGTATACCTtgtgcctttccctttccaccGGCTGTATACCTtgtgcctttccctttccaccGGCTGTATACCTtgtgcctttccctttccaccGGCTGTATACCTtgtgcctttccctttccaccGGCTTTATTCCAtgtgtttttccctttccaccGGATGTATACCAtgtgcctttccctttccagAGGCTGTACATTTTGTCCATGACCTACAATCCACTCCGGGTATTTCGCCGCGAGGTTGAGAATTTTGGAGACTTCGTCTCGGGTCTCGTCTTCACTGGTCAGCCGAGCACGGTTCAAAGACAGAATGAGGCGTACCTggggcaaagagagacaaccgccagaaagaagacttCTTCTGCGTGTTAAAGCCTGCTAGTGACCAAACCGTACGCCCTTGCCTGATATCTCCGAGCCTCCGAACCGTGCAAGTGAGCGCCTGCATGACCTTTGGTCCCTCCGGAACTAGCTGCCTTCTGCACGCTTCCCGCACCTGGATTGCGGTAACAGGAAGCACCCCGGTCCGAGACGACACCGACTGGGAAAATGGTTTCCCTCCAGACGCCCGCGATCCCGCAGTTGTCCAAAACCTAAGGGATTTCCGCGACAAACGCAGCTCTCAGATCTCGCCCATGTCGCTTCCGACGCCACAGCGTGTTCTGCCGGCGGGGCGCTCAGTGCAGAACTCGGCGGTTCGCTCGCTTGGGCAGTCCGTCGCCTCGAAAAAACCTACGATCATCGGGTGTTGCTTCTGTGAAGACTTGAGCTCCTCAACCAGCAGCGCCACGTAAGTGTCAGGGTCGACTCCTTCTTCTGGAATCGTTTTCAGCGTCTGCGGACAGGCCGGGGAGAAGGTGCACACGTGCGAGCGCAGGCGTTTTTTAAAAGAGTAATCGCTCGTGGTTAAGCAAAGATCCTTGCCTGGCTCTCGGAACCATTTCCCGCAACACCTTGACGCCTTTTCAAAAGAGACGCAGATCCTCTCGAGTCACGAAAAGCGCTACCCCCGTCTCAGACGAAGGAGGCCACGGAAGACCAGAGAGGAACCGTCTTTACAGAGGAGATGCGCTGCAAACGGAAGTGTGTGTCGCACCCGCATACATGCGCGACCAAGGCAGACACGAAAGAACAGAGGGACAGGGACGCAGAACGGGTatcgaaaaggagagacagaacggcaAAGAGAAGGTAAGGAAGAACTTACTGTCCGTAGCTCGAGGTAGACGACGTTATCTCGACTGAAGTCTTCGAGTGTCCTGCGGAGCGCGTGGACGATGTCATCCTTTCGCCTCACAATTTGGTAAACGGCCGAAAAATACGCGAACGCGTCGCCGATGCCGATGCACTTTCCCTCGATCCGCGCGACgctcgcggctgcctcgtctGCATGGATTCCGTTGCAACCCTCCGCGTCACTCTTTTGTTCTTTGGCCGCCTTCCGTCGTATCTCTTCCAGGACGGGCACGCGAATGGACCCAAAGAGGTGGGCGTGAAGTTCGACTTTAGGCAGAGAGGCAATCGCCTCCAACGACGGTAGAGAGGCGGACGGCGACATGGTGGACGCCGCCCGTGAGAAGGAAATTCTAGAAACCTTGAACGCTTCTGTGGCACAGAAAGTACAGCTACAGACGCGCAGGGATTCCCTGGTCTCGCGCACAGAGGGGCGCCCGAGTCTGTTTCCCGTGAAGACAAAAGATGGGCCTTCAGAGATTCGAAAGGAAACACCCACCCGCGTAGATACGACGTAGATTCGTTTGCTTCCCGCCTGCCTTCTCAGAAGCTGTCCACGGAGCCCGCGGCTCGAATGAGCATCCGTGCAAGGTGAACTTTCTTTCACGTGCAGACACGAAGCAAAAAAACGCGCACCTTGCGTGTGCTAGGTGTCCCAACACGTGTCTCGTCGAGACGTGGCTGAGGAGACTCCCGCATGTGGGCCAGCAAAAACACTGCGAAGAAATGGAATTTTCACAAACAAATGGTCCATTCGACAAGCAACCTCGCCCGCAAGGTAGACAGCGCTGTGCATGGGCGCTTGACCGGCTGTCACGGGACGGAAAGGATTCCGCAGACAAGCGCGACGCTCACGCACACACAAGACCGGACGTGAGGCGGAGGGAAACCGTCCCAATGACTGAATCTCGCAATACAAGGGAAAGGGATCACACGTGCCAACCTGGAATACCTTGGaacggaaaaaacggaactCCGAATGTGGAAGCAGCAACATCCACAGACGGCGGCTCGAATAACAACTCTTTGCTGATCCCGTTCCTGCTCTCGGCAACACAAGCGGTGCTTGATCTGGGACTGTACCGATCACGtataaatagatatatatatatatataactacATTTATGTATGCTTATACAATGTCCCTATCTCAgcgcacatacacacacaagTCGTACCGGCATGGACAGTACGACCATAGATGCAGTAACTTCTTTTCAAAAGTTTGTGGTTCTGCATATACACCCCTTGCAGAAGAGTTCGTCAGCCTCGAGGATTCTCTGCGCCGATCGCGCAGTTGTTGTCTAtaaagagaaaagcgcgtttccgcgtcggcgtctctggtTGATGgcacgcatgcgcgtcgTTCGGCAtacggagacagggacggcGCAGCTTTGTGCAGGCCCGAGAAAGGTTGTCCCTTGGGGTCGGCGCTTTGCATTAGGCCAATTAGCCGCTCTGTTAGGGCTGAACTGTTAATGTTTTCAGCAAAGAAATTGTTGTAGCTCCAGATTTCATTTGTGGTTTGGTCCCAAACCAAAACATTCTTCGAGGGTAGCTTATGCCCGTAGCTCCGGGCAACGCGACCAAAtcgttcgttttcgtccGTCTCGCTATTCAAcgctgtcgcgtttccttccccccACCTGTCGCGGGTCGCGTTTCTGGCGTGCCTGCAGAGCCGTTTTGTTAGCGTCACCGTTCTCCCTGGGAGGCTTCGTTTCTCACAGAGTAGCCGCGCGCCGTCATTTTCTGGCGTTGTGCGCCGCAAGACGTGGAGGACCGATATATCCGTGGCGACTGGTCCGTGGCATGCGCGTCCCCGTTCCCGGCGGGAAGAGCTTGTTTGAGGCATTGTCTCTGGTCTGTTCCTGGCGTCTACGCATTTGGTCGCGTGTCCTCCAACTCGAGGCTTCTCAGAGCCGACACCCTTTCCTAGATCGGTACAGAGTGCCCGGCGCGCGCTTTTTTCACCGTCCCTTCTCCACCATGGCTCCTCCCGCCGGCCATGTCGAAACCGAGGCGcctgagaagagacaggccgcCGTGAATGGAGAGGAGCCCaagctctctgcgtcgtAAGTGGAAACGCGTCTAGGCCCGTGTTTTTCGCAAACGCCGCGCAGCAGCTGGGTCGGGAGTCCCGCCGTTCCCAGCACGCCGTCCGCCTCAGACCCCGTGC
Encoded proteins:
- a CDS encoding Adenosine deaminase, related, with the translated sequence MSPSASLPSLEAIASLPKVELHAHLFGSIRVPVLEEIRRKAAKEQKSDAEGCNGIHADEAAASVARIEGKCIGIGDAFAYFSAVYQIVRRKDDIVHALRRTLEDFSRDNVVYLELRTTLKTIPEEGVDPDTYVALLVEELKSSQKQHPMIVRLILSLNRARLTSEDETRDEVSKILNLAAKYPEWIVGVDIAGDPRKGNILPALAIFEKEVMNPGGAHFGKLKLTVHTSEVEGAEEETKAVLKLAPHRIGHGCYLADDQRAHLLKEKICVEVCPTSNMCTLNLRDLKDHPFSYYCGKKVLSSAVCICTDDIGLFDTSLSKELHTLSQAYNLSLSDLVDLQRSALAAAFCRAEDKAKIEEKFFRTSV